From Triticum urartu cultivar G1812 chromosome 2, Tu2.1, whole genome shotgun sequence, a single genomic window includes:
- the LOC125539621 gene encoding protein NRT1/ PTR FAMILY 8.5-like isoform X2, with the protein MRCTRPPVPALIRRSESSCFLEVSAFYGVYLNLIVYLQDVLHGDSASNVTAVNSWAGVSYLMPLLGAAVADSYWGKCKTVLIGLCISVVGMAMVTMSATLPSLRPPPCSPGVYCAPATLSQDLVFFSGIYLCGIGIGASKAVFISFAAEQFDDDDDKNTSGREAKASYFSWYYAVANVAMLTAGTLLVWVEDKVSWGLGYGICASFVAVAVVCLAATAPMYRMVPPAGSPMKGVLQVLVAFSRKVNLTVPEDATELYEEDGVKNPLLHPLHERLHHTEQFRCLDKAAIVTAEDLEDGDLNRAWRLCTVTQVEELKTLLRLIPIWLTSAIYFVANTQAQTTFVQQGTKTDSHIAGGAASVPAASLTSIETVLVAAYVTLYNRAVAPSVAFTPLQLMGLGHATAAGAVAVAACTEARRLRMAGGQEAAQMGIAWLLPQYVVMAVSDASLSVGQMQFFYDQSPETMRGASTAFYFLSISLGNLINSQLVTLVATVTSAGGRTGWFPPELDDGHLDYYFVLVVAITLLNFAVFVALAKNYTSKRVR; encoded by the exons TTCCTGGAGGTCAGTGCTTTCTACGGGGTCTACCTGAACTTGATAGTGTATCTTCAGGATGTTCTCCATGGAGACAGCGCATCCAATGTGACGGCCGTGAATTCCTGGGCTGGGGTCAGCTACCTCATGCCCCTTCTCGGCGCCGCCGTCGCCGACTCCTACTGGGGAAAATGCAAGACGGTTTTGATCGGCCTCTGCATTTCTGTCGTC GGAATGGCCATGGTCACCATGTCAGCTACGCTGCCGTCTCTGAGGCCACCGCCGTGCTCCCCGGGCGTGTACTGCGCACCGGCGACGCTTAGCCAAGACCTAGTCTTCTTTTCGGGCATATACCTGTGCGGCATCGGGATCGGCGCGTCCAAGGCCGTCTTCATCTCGTTTGCCGCGGAGCAGTTCGACGACGACGATGACAAGAACACGTCGGGACGGGAGGCGAAGGCGTCCTACTTCAGCTGGTACTACGCGGTGGCCAACGTGGCCATGCTGACCGCGGGGACGTTACTGGTTTGGGTCGAGGACAAGGTGAGCTGGGGGCTCGGGTACGGAATCTGCGCGTCGTTCGTCGCGGTCGCCGTCGTCTGCCTCGCGGCGACGGCGCCCATGTACCGGATGGTGCCTCCGGCGGGCAGCCCGATGAAAGGCGTGCTCCAAGTGCTGGTGGCGTTCTCTCGCAAGGTAAACCTGACGGTGCCTGAGGACGCCACAGAACTGTACGAGGAGGATGGTGTCAAGAACCCGTTGCTGCATCCCCTGCACGAACGATTGCACCACACCGAACAGTTCAG GTGCCTGGACAAGGCTGCCATTGTCACGGCCGAGGACTTGGAAGACGGCGACCTGAACCGGGCATGGAGGCTGTGCACGGTGACCCAGGTGGAGGAGCTCAAGACTCTGCTGCGGCTGATCCCGATATGGCTCACCTCGGCCATCTACTTCGTCGCCAACACGCAGGCGCAGACGACGTTCGTGCAGCAGGGCACCAAGACGGACTCCCACATCGCGGGCGGCGCCGCGTCCGTCCCGGCCGCGTCGCTGACGTCCATCGAGACGGTGCTCGTCGCCGCCTACGTCACGCTCTACAACAGGGCCGTCGCGCCATCCGTGGCGTTCACGCCGCTGCAGCTCATGGGGCTCGGGCACGCGACGGCGGCCGGGGCGGTGGCCGTGGCCGCGTGCACCGAGGCGCGCAGGCTGCGGATGGCCGGGGGCCAGGAGGCGGCCCAAATGGGCATAGCGTGGCTGCTGCCGCAGTACGTCGTGATGGCGGTCTCGGACGCGTCGCTCTCCGTGGGGCAGATGCAGTTCTTCTACGACCAATCGCCGGAGACGATGAGGGGCGCGTCGACGGCGTTCTACTTCCTGTCCATCTCGCTCGGGAATCTGATCAATTCGCAGCTGGTGACGCTGGTGGCGACCGTCACCTCGGCTGGGGGCAGGACGGGATGGTTTCCACCGGAACTGGATGACGGGCACCTGGATTACTACTTCGTGCTCGTTGTCGCCATCACTTTGCTCAACTTTGCCGTCTTTGTTGCCCTTGCCAAGAACTACACGTCCAAGAGGGTTAGATGA